In Zerene cesonia ecotype Mississippi chromosome 18, Zerene_cesonia_1.1, whole genome shotgun sequence, the following are encoded in one genomic region:
- the LOC119834063 gene encoding uncharacterized protein LOC119834063 isoform X3, whose product MYGEPYKSRWFAFEHLSFLEDIRSNQPKGTQNEPFSIATINVAKTEPETESNPENEKEESAAPNSDSERPLATATVWMQDEDETPAETQTITRKRKTIKKFIKKAKRLKSDEYFHKSDNSYDAFGKLVASELRKYDNHTLAHVKKAIMDIIFQADTGNLPVVEIKFNSNN is encoded by the exons ATGT ATGGTGAACCCTATAAGTCCAGATGGTTTGCATTCGAACATCTTTCTTTTCTGGAAGACATAAGAAGTAATCAACCAAAGGGAACCCAAAACGAACCTTTTTCGATTGCCACTATAAAT GTGGCAAAAACCGAACCTGAAACAGAATCCAATCCAGAAAACGAAAAAGAAGAATCAGCTGCTCCCAACAGTGACAGTGAACGGCCTCTTGCAACAGCAACAGTATGGATGCAAGATGAAGATGAAACTCCAGCAGAAACCCAAACCATCACAAGAAAACgtaaaacgataaaaaaattcattaaaaaagcaAAGAGACTTAAAAGTGACGAGTATTTTCATAAATCCGATAATAGTTATGATGCATTTGGCAAATTAGTAGCAAGTGAATTGAGGAAATATGATAATCATACTCTCGCACATGTTAAGAAAGCCATCatggatattatttttcaagctGATACTGGTAATCTTCCTGtggttgaaataaaatttaacagtaATAATTAG
- the LOC119834063 gene encoding uncharacterized protein LOC119834063 isoform X1, whose protein sequence is MNKQTCLELIKLFKSHRLLWDPLNAHFYHKELKEQTWKDISYKIKLPVKEIKKKITNLRGVLRKERYRCREYNKTDGEPYKSRWFAFEHLSFLEDIRSNQPKGTQNEPFSIATINVAKTEPETESNPENEKEESAAPNSDSERPLATATVWMQDEDETPAETQTITRKRKTIKKFIKKAKRLKSDEYFHKSDNSYDAFGKLVASELRKYDNHTLAHVKKAIMDIIFQADTGNLPVVEIKFNSNN, encoded by the exons ATGAATAAACAAACGTGTTTAGAacttattaaactattcaaaAGTCATAGATTGCTATGGGACCCTTTGAATGCACATTTCTATCACAAGGAGTTGAAGGAACAAACGTGGAAGgatataagttataaaattaaactaccGGTTAAggagattaaaaaaaagatcacGAATTTACGCGGTGTGTTAAGAAAGGAAAGATATAGATGCCgtgaatataacaaaacag ATGGTGAACCCTATAAGTCCAGATGGTTTGCATTCGAACATCTTTCTTTTCTGGAAGACATAAGAAGTAATCAACCAAAGGGAACCCAAAACGAACCTTTTTCGATTGCCACTATAAAT GTGGCAAAAACCGAACCTGAAACAGAATCCAATCCAGAAAACGAAAAAGAAGAATCAGCTGCTCCCAACAGTGACAGTGAACGGCCTCTTGCAACAGCAACAGTATGGATGCAAGATGAAGATGAAACTCCAGCAGAAACCCAAACCATCACAAGAAAACgtaaaacgataaaaaaattcattaaaaaagcaAAGAGACTTAAAAGTGACGAGTATTTTCATAAATCCGATAATAGTTATGATGCATTTGGCAAATTAGTAGCAAGTGAATTGAGGAAATATGATAATCATACTCTCGCACATGTTAAGAAAGCCATCatggatattatttttcaagctGATACTGGTAATCTTCCTGtggttgaaataaaatttaacagtaATAATTAG
- the LOC119834063 gene encoding uncharacterized protein LOC119834063 isoform X2: MSDGEPYKSRWFAFEHLSFLEDIRSNQPKGTQNEPFSIATINVAKTEPETESNPENEKEESAAPNSDSERPLATATVWMQDEDETPAETQTITRKRKTIKKFIKKAKRLKSDEYFHKSDNSYDAFGKLVASELRKYDNHTLAHVKKAIMDIIFQADTGNLPVVEIKFNSNN; the protein is encoded by the exons ATGGTGAACCCTATAAGTCCAGATGGTTTGCATTCGAACATCTTTCTTTTCTGGAAGACATAAGAAGTAATCAACCAAAGGGAACCCAAAACGAACCTTTTTCGATTGCCACTATAAAT GTGGCAAAAACCGAACCTGAAACAGAATCCAATCCAGAAAACGAAAAAGAAGAATCAGCTGCTCCCAACAGTGACAGTGAACGGCCTCTTGCAACAGCAACAGTATGGATGCAAGATGAAGATGAAACTCCAGCAGAAACCCAAACCATCACAAGAAAACgtaaaacgataaaaaaattcattaaaaaagcaAAGAGACTTAAAAGTGACGAGTATTTTCATAAATCCGATAATAGTTATGATGCATTTGGCAAATTAGTAGCAAGTGAATTGAGGAAATATGATAATCATACTCTCGCACATGTTAAGAAAGCCATCatggatattatttttcaagctGATACTGGTAATCTTCCTGtggttgaaataaaatttaacagtaATAATTAG